Proteins found in one Verrucomicrobiia bacterium genomic segment:
- a CDS encoding response regulator → MKKVAVVEDNPDNRLLVRVILESLYEVAEYESGFAALAGWQQDKPDLVLLDVSLPEMDGTEVLRRLRADERLRDLPVIALTAHAMTGDREKFIGAGFDDYVTKPIVDEMVLLNAIEKLLLARTKPNPA, encoded by the coding sequence ATGAAAAAAGTTGCGGTCGTCGAGGACAATCCGGACAACCGGCTGCTGGTGCGGGTGATTTTGGAATCGCTCTACGAAGTGGCCGAGTATGAAAGCGGCTTTGCGGCACTGGCCGGCTGGCAGCAGGACAAGCCCGACCTCGTGCTGCTCGACGTTTCGCTGCCGGAGATGGACGGCACCGAGGTGCTGCGACGGCTGCGGGCGGACGAGCGGTTGCGCGACCTGCCCGTCATTGCGCTGACCGCGCACGCCATGACCGGCGACCGCGAAAAATTCATTGGCGCGGGATTTGACGATTACGTGACCAAGCCGATCGTGGACGAGATGGTGTTGTTAAACGCCATTGAAAAGCTGCTGCTGGCACGGACGAAGCCCAATCCGGCATGA
- a CDS encoding CHASE domain-containing protein, translating to MKPEKGAGLTAPSKVASWGRRLYFPQPVAWVVLVISLAASAGGWFIAWKHAELEARKRFDDQVGAIVSGLTERMQIYQDVLHGAVGLFAASYSVERGEWRAYMRSVSVESRFPGIDAVGYIDRVPRDGLDDFLQKTRADSCPGFTLHEPGTNGDLLVVKYIEPEERLTAALGVNIALDPERATVAARACDANASAMSGTLLIQDESRGPATGFVMMLPVYRHGRPTDTVAQRRAAIEGWVFARFITEQLLGRILGPENRDLHLRVTDVTAPDQEVLLFDDAATRTTERPEAGAWFAEQMALKIGGHTWMLHFTSRPAFEAANRYGASLWVGSMGGMISLLLFAIAWSLSLTRERALAMAGEMTRTLRETNRRLETEVHERERSEQALKHSEALYHSLVESLPLSITRRDVQGRLVFANQRFCTRFNRTLDELLGKTDDELFPPELAARRRQDDRQVIETGTTVETLEERPLPDGQTRYVQAIRTPVYDGGKAVIGVLGIFWDVTDKRRAAAELEHERFLLRTLMDNLPERIYFKDIESRFLRNSRAHLERFGLTEASQAIGKTDFDFFTDEHAREAFEDEQALIRSGGSVTKEERETWPDGSVTWALSTKMALRDESGKIVGTFGISRDITDRKRAEEAMREAKEAAEEASRAKSQFLASMSHELRTPLNSVIGFANILLKNKSGALGAAELNFLDRILANGKHLLVLINQILDLSKIEARKVELQTGPVALDALVRETVAQQEGLVRDKPVQLITDVPPVVAPISTDAEKLRQVLINLMGNALKFTEQGSVTVRVVTNPADHRPVRLEVADTGIGIPREKLGVIFEAFQQAEAGTARKYGGTGLGLTISQALCQLMGYRIEVTSELGKGSTFSIYFTPGVRPAPPPVLPAAPKAVPPVSPADLRGRLVLVIDDELDSRTLLTHLLEEFGCQAIAASSGEQGLHMAREFRPHLITVDLMMPQLDGWQVIRAIKADPELRDIPVVVVSIVAGENRGNIIGAVDVLQKPVIREELLAVLRRSLPFNHPRILIVDDEEDARRVLAAHLEDEACEARLARNGREALEVMEKFMPDLILLDLMMPVMDGMAFLNRIRTIPRFQWIPVVVVTAKELTVAEAQQLRKTAQDVVKKGDVFEADLKSIVRRLLQTSTRPNPLPPP from the coding sequence ATGAAACCCGAAAAAGGCGCCGGGCTGACCGCACCCTCCAAGGTGGCGTCGTGGGGCCGGCGTCTTTATTTCCCGCAGCCGGTCGCGTGGGTGGTGCTGGTGATTTCCCTCGCCGCCAGCGCCGGCGGCTGGTTCATCGCGTGGAAGCACGCCGAGCTGGAGGCCCGCAAGCGGTTTGACGACCAGGTGGGTGCCATTGTTTCCGGGCTGACCGAGCGGATGCAGATTTACCAGGACGTGTTGCACGGCGCGGTGGGTTTGTTTGCCGCCAGTTATTCGGTCGAGCGCGGCGAATGGCGGGCCTACATGCGGAGCGTGTCCGTCGAGAGCCGGTTTCCCGGCATTGACGCCGTGGGTTACATCGACCGGGTGCCGCGCGACGGGCTGGACGACTTCCTGCAAAAGACCCGCGCGGACAGCTGTCCTGGCTTCACCCTTCACGAACCCGGCACGAACGGAGATTTGCTGGTCGTGAAATACATCGAACCCGAGGAGCGGCTGACCGCGGCCCTGGGGGTGAACATTGCCCTCGATCCCGAACGCGCCACGGTGGCGGCCCGCGCGTGCGACGCGAACGCCTCGGCCATGAGCGGCACGCTGCTCATCCAGGACGAGTCGCGCGGGCCGGCGACGGGGTTCGTCATGATGCTGCCGGTTTACCGGCACGGACGGCCCACGGACACGGTGGCGCAACGGCGCGCCGCCATCGAAGGCTGGGTGTTTGCGCGCTTCATCACCGAGCAACTGCTCGGGCGTATCCTCGGACCGGAAAACCGTGACCTGCATTTGCGCGTGACCGATGTGACGGCGCCGGACCAGGAGGTGCTGCTGTTCGACGATGCCGCGACCCGCACGACGGAACGGCCGGAGGCCGGGGCGTGGTTTGCCGAGCAGATGGCCCTCAAAATTGGCGGGCACACGTGGATGTTGCACTTCACCTCGCGGCCGGCCTTCGAGGCGGCGAACCGTTACGGCGCGAGCCTCTGGGTCGGCAGCATGGGCGGGATGATCAGCCTGCTGCTGTTCGCCATTGCCTGGTCCCTGAGTTTGACGCGGGAGCGCGCCCTGGCGATGGCCGGCGAAATGACGCGCACGCTGCGCGAGACCAATCGCCGCCTCGAAACGGAGGTGCATGAACGCGAGCGCTCCGAGCAGGCGCTGAAACATTCCGAGGCGCTCTACCATTCGCTGGTGGAGAGCCTGCCCCTCAGCATCACGCGGCGGGACGTGCAGGGCCGGCTGGTGTTCGCCAATCAACGCTTCTGCACGCGCTTCAACCGCACGCTGGACGAGCTGCTCGGAAAAACCGACGACGAACTGTTCCCGCCCGAGCTGGCCGCCCGGCGCCGACAGGACGACCGGCAAGTCATCGAAACGGGCACGACGGTCGAAACGCTGGAGGAACGGCCCCTGCCGGACGGCCAGACGCGCTACGTGCAGGCCATTCGCACGCCGGTTTACGACGGCGGCAAGGCGGTGATCGGCGTGCTGGGAATTTTCTGGGATGTCACCGACAAGCGGCGCGCCGCCGCGGAACTGGAGCACGAGCGGTTTCTGCTCCGCACCCTGATGGACAACCTGCCCGAGCGAATTTACTTCAAGGACATTGAGAGCCGCTTCCTGCGCAACAGCCGGGCGCACCTCGAACGCTTTGGCCTCACTGAAGCCTCGCAGGCCATCGGCAAGACGGACTTCGATTTCTTCACGGATGAACACGCGCGCGAGGCGTTCGAGGACGAACAGGCCTTGATCCGGAGCGGCGGTTCGGTCACGAAGGAGGAACGCGAGACGTGGCCGGACGGCAGCGTGACGTGGGCGCTCAGCACGAAGATGGCGTTGCGCGACGAGAGCGGGAAAATCGTCGGCACATTCGGCATTTCGCGCGACATCACGGACCGGAAGCGCGCCGAGGAAGCCATGCGCGAAGCCAAGGAAGCCGCCGAGGAGGCGAGCCGGGCGAAAAGCCAGTTTCTCGCCAGCATGAGCCACGAACTGCGCACGCCGTTGAACTCCGTGATCGGTTTCGCGAACATTTTGCTGAAGAACAAGTCAGGCGCGCTGGGCGCGGCGGAACTCAACTTCCTCGATCGCATCCTGGCGAACGGCAAGCACCTCCTCGTGCTCATCAACCAGATTCTCGACCTGTCGAAGATCGAGGCGCGCAAGGTGGAACTGCAAACCGGTCCGGTCGCGCTCGACGCGCTGGTGCGGGAAACCGTGGCTCAGCAGGAAGGCCTCGTCCGCGACAAGCCGGTGCAGCTCATCACGGACGTGCCGCCGGTGGTGGCGCCCATCAGCACGGACGCCGAAAAGCTGCGGCAGGTCCTGATCAATTTGATGGGGAACGCGCTGAAGTTCACGGAGCAGGGGAGTGTGACCGTGCGGGTGGTCACCAACCCCGCCGACCACCGGCCCGTGCGGCTCGAAGTGGCTGACACCGGCATCGGCATTCCCCGGGAAAAACTCGGCGTCATCTTCGAAGCCTTCCAGCAGGCCGAGGCCGGCACCGCCCGCAAATACGGCGGCACCGGCCTGGGGTTGACGATTTCCCAGGCGCTTTGCCAGCTCATGGGCTATCGCATCGAGGTGACCAGCGAACTCGGCAAGGGCTCGACGTTCAGCATTTATTTTACGCCCGGCGTCCGGCCGGCGCCGCCGCCGGTTCTACCCGCCGCGCCCAAGGCGGTTCCACCTGTGTCGCCCGCCGATTTGCGCGGCAGGCTGGTGCTCGTCATTGACGATGAACTGGATTCGCGCACGCTGCTCACGCATCTGCTGGAGGAGTTCGGCTGCCAGGCCATTGCCGCCAGCTCGGGTGAACAGGGGCTGCACATGGCGCGGGAATTCCGGCCGCACCTGATCACCGTGGATTTGATGATGCCGCAACTGGATGGCTGGCAGGTCATCCGCGCCATCAAGGCCGACCCGGAACTGCGCGACATCCCCGTGGTGGTGGTCAGCATCGTGGCGGGCGAGAACCGCGGCAACATCATCGGCGCCGTGGACGTGTTGCAGAAGCCGGTCATCCGCGAAGAATTGCTGGCCGTGCTGCGGCGCAGCCTGCCCTTCAATCATCCGCGCATCCTGATCGTCGATGACGAGGAGGACGCGCGCCGGGTGCTGGCGGCGCATCTCGAGGATGAAGCCTGCGAAGCCCGCCTGGCCCGCAACGGCCGCGAGGCGCTCGAGGTGATGGAGAAATTCATGCCCGACCTGATCCTGCTCGACCTGATGATGCCGGTGATGGACGGCATGGCGTTTCTCAACCGCATCCGCACCATTCCACGGTTCCAATGGATTCCGGTTGTGGTCGTCACGGCCAAGGAACTCACCGTCGCGGAGGCGCAGCAGTTGCGGAAAACCGCGCAGGACGTCGTCAAGAAGGGCGACGTGTTTGAGGCCGACTTGAAAAGCATCGTGCGCCGGCTGCTCCAGACCAGCACCCGGCCGAACCCGCTGCCTCCCCCATGA
- a CDS encoding gamma-glutamyl-gamma-aminobutyrate hydrolase family protein — protein sequence MKKPLILISPDFEAKGVEFSDPSVSLSLRYPAAVAACGSVPLIMATTDARECVAEYVRRSDGVLLTGGDDLHPNLYGPKLRPALKAKAAPTPDGGRRDLFELMLLDEVFAQRKPLLAICRGHQMLNVALGGTLFVDLPTQKPSRIDHRQMNRKSELVHSVRLTRGSLLAKMAQNQTLGVNSTHHQAVNRVAPALHAVARSADGLVEGLEQKPGRQMLPFLLSVQFHPERLLQQHPEHRAIFEGFVQSCLENSV from the coding sequence ATGAAAAAGCCGTTGATTTTGATTTCGCCTGACTTCGAGGCGAAGGGCGTTGAATTCAGCGATCCCTCGGTCAGCCTGTCGCTGCGGTATCCGGCGGCTGTGGCGGCCTGCGGGAGCGTGCCGCTGATCATGGCGACCACGGACGCGCGCGAATGCGTGGCGGAATACGTCCGGCGCAGCGATGGCGTGTTGTTGACCGGTGGCGACGACCTCCATCCGAACCTTTACGGCCCGAAGCTGCGGCCCGCGCTCAAGGCCAAGGCCGCCCCGACGCCGGATGGCGGCCGGCGCGACTTGTTTGAGTTGATGCTGCTGGACGAGGTGTTCGCACAACGCAAGCCCTTGCTGGCCATCTGCCGGGGCCACCAGATGTTGAACGTGGCGCTGGGCGGCACGTTGTTCGTCGATTTGCCGACGCAAAAACCATCGCGCATTGATCACCGCCAGATGAACCGGAAGTCGGAGCTGGTGCATTCCGTGCGGTTGACACGCGGTAGCCTGCTGGCCAAGATGGCCCAAAACCAGACGCTGGGCGTGAACAGCACGCATCATCAGGCGGTCAACCGGGTGGCGCCGGCCCTGCATGCCGTGGCGCGCAGCGCCGATGGCTTGGTGGAGGGATTGGAGCAAAAGCCGGGCAGGCAGATGTTGCCGTTCTTGTTGTCCGTCCAGTTTCATCCGGAACGATTGCTCCAGCAGCATCCCGAACATCGGGCGATATTCGAGGGATTCGTGCAAAGCTGTCTGGAAAACTCAGTTTAG
- a CDS encoding fused response regulator/phosphatase — MNGETIPLLIVDDDPVFAHFLRQLVLTVPADATFVPRCVDSAEKAMTELGHDGYQVVLLDYHLPQADGLQMLAHIQALPAADQPAVIMLTGSGSESVAVEAMKRGAKDYLRKTDLDVPALTRALHSALLQKRLGDQVAAYNAQMRADLEMARHLQQSLLPDHYPSFPPAAAAGDSALRFEHRFVPAAELAGDFFSVQQLSDTRAGVFICDVMGHGVRAALVTAMMRALVDSEAARAAHPGEFLTGMNRRLCRLIQPVGEPMFVTAFYLVVDLVAGSLHYAAAGHPRPLHLQPAAGRVAPLPVAEVGSALGLVPEASYVTSVTPLTAGDVVLLFTDGLFEVVGGEAKEDYGKERLLAAARHNLQRTPGELCDALLADVRRHAGGAEFADDVCLLSLHVARLAGAPT; from the coding sequence ATGAACGGCGAAACAATTCCACTGCTGATCGTGGATGATGACCCGGTGTTTGCGCACTTCCTGCGGCAGCTGGTGCTTACCGTGCCGGCTGATGCGACGTTCGTGCCGCGCTGTGTCGATTCCGCCGAGAAGGCGATGACGGAACTGGGGCATGACGGTTACCAGGTCGTGTTGCTCGACTATCACCTCCCCCAGGCGGATGGATTGCAGATGCTGGCGCACATTCAGGCGCTGCCGGCCGCCGACCAGCCGGCGGTCATCATGCTGACCGGCAGCGGCAGCGAATCCGTGGCGGTGGAAGCCATGAAACGCGGCGCGAAGGACTACCTGCGAAAGACCGATCTCGACGTGCCCGCGCTGACGCGGGCCCTGCACAGCGCGCTGCTCCAGAAGCGGCTGGGCGATCAGGTGGCCGCCTACAATGCGCAAATGCGTGCCGATCTTGAAATGGCGCGGCACCTCCAGCAATCGCTGCTGCCGGATCATTATCCCAGTTTCCCGCCCGCGGCCGCCGCCGGCGATTCGGCGCTGCGCTTTGAACATCGCTTTGTGCCGGCCGCCGAACTGGCGGGGGATTTTTTCAGCGTGCAGCAGCTTTCCGACACGCGGGCCGGGGTGTTCATCTGCGATGTCATGGGGCATGGCGTTCGCGCCGCCCTGGTGACGGCGATGATGCGGGCGCTGGTGGACAGCGAAGCCGCGCGGGCGGCGCATCCGGGCGAGTTTTTGACCGGCATGAACCGCCGGTTGTGCCGGCTCATCCAGCCGGTGGGCGAACCCATGTTCGTCACGGCATTTTATTTGGTGGTGGATCTGGTGGCGGGAAGTTTGCATTACGCCGCCGCGGGTCATCCGCGTCCACTGCACCTCCAGCCGGCCGCCGGCCGGGTTGCGCCATTGCCGGTTGCGGAAGTTGGTTCGGCTCTGGGGCTGGTGCCCGAGGCCAGTTATGTCACCAGCGTGACGCCGCTCACGGCCGGCGACGTGGTGTTGCTGTTCACCGATGGATTGTTCGAGGTGGTGGGCGGTGAGGCGAAGGAGGATTACGGCAAGGAGCGGTTGCTGGCGGCGGCGCGGCACAACCTGCAGCGCACGCCCGGCGAGTTGTGTGATGCGTTGCTGGCGGACGTGCGGCGACACGCCGGCGGCGCGGAATTTGCCGATGATGTATGTTTGCTCAGCCTGCACGTCGCCCGGCTGGCGGGCGCGCCAACCTGA
- the ispF gene encoding 2-C-methyl-D-erythritol 2,4-cyclodiphosphate synthase translates to MVHVGIGYDVHALVTGRKLVLGGVELPHTKGLDGHSDADALLHAITDAVLGAIGEVDIGHFFPNTDPRWRGAPSRIFLEEAAKQVRARGGRIVNIDASLLAEAPKIFPHIQQMKANIAAALGVDARKVGVKATTNERMGFIGREEGIAAMAVASVDLPEES, encoded by the coding sequence ATGGTTCACGTTGGCATCGGATACGACGTTCATGCGCTGGTCACCGGCCGCAAGCTGGTGCTGGGCGGCGTCGAACTCCCGCACACCAAAGGCCTGGACGGTCACTCGGACGCGGACGCCTTGCTGCACGCCATCACGGATGCCGTGCTCGGCGCGATTGGCGAGGTGGACATCGGCCATTTTTTCCCCAACACGGACCCGCGCTGGCGCGGCGCCCCGAGCCGGATTTTTCTGGAGGAGGCGGCGAAACAGGTGCGGGCGCGCGGCGGCCGCATCGTGAACATTGACGCATCGCTGCTGGCCGAAGCGCCGAAAATTTTTCCCCACATCCAGCAGATGAAGGCCAACATCGCGGCGGCCCTCGGAGTGGATGCCCGGAAGGTGGGCGTGAAGGCCACCACCAACGAGCGCATGGGTTTCATCGGCCGCGAAGAGGGCATCGCGGCGATGGCCGTGGCGAGCGTGGATCTGCCGGAGGAAAGTTGA
- a CDS encoding Hpt domain-containing protein, whose protein sequence is MSDSSNLDPAAMQRLQRLGGDGFTGKMIELFLGYAAEKLADARREQATGTLAGVSKAVHPLKSSAGNVGARRMQELTLRIEEAAGAGRRDEVAALLAELDAAFTAVKPELEAIKRNLMPPPPG, encoded by the coding sequence ATGAGTGATTCATCCAATCTTGATCCGGCCGCGATGCAACGCCTCCAGCGCCTCGGCGGGGACGGGTTCACCGGCAAGATGATCGAATTGTTTCTCGGCTACGCCGCCGAGAAGCTGGCCGACGCGCGCCGGGAACAGGCCACGGGCACGCTGGCGGGTGTCAGCAAGGCCGTGCATCCGCTCAAGTCCAGCGCGGGCAACGTGGGCGCCCGCCGGATGCAGGAACTGACGTTGCGCATCGAGGAAGCCGCGGGCGCCGGCCGGCGGGACGAAGTGGCCGCATTGCTGGCGGAACTGGATGCCGCCTTCACCGCCGTGAAACCGGAACTGGAGGCGATCAAGCGCAACCTGATGCCTCCGCCACCGGGTTGA